One window from the genome of Planktothrix serta PCC 8927 encodes:
- a CDS encoding alpha-amylase, with amino-acid sequence MAKINGVMMQYFHWYLPADGSLWNQVKNNAQELADAGITALWLPPAYKGTGGGMDVGYGVYDIYDLGEFDQKGSIRTKYGTRQQYLDAINSLHQAGIEVYADTVLNHRIGADGTEVAKATSFPQYDRKNPKGDLRDINAYTLFNFPGRQGKYSQFEWHWWHFDAVDYDEYSKESGSVYLFEGKTFDDYVALENGNFAYLMGADLDFQHEEVRTEITNWGKWYLDTTNVDGFRLDAIKHIAAWFFPNWLDEMEKYAGRELFTVGEYWAPDTSVLNWYLDTVGQRMSVFDVSLHYNFHYASKAGGYHDMRTILDGTLVKDRAMNAVTFVENHDSQPLQALESVVEPWFKPLAYAIILLRQEGYPCIFHADYYGAEYEDRGRDGNTYKIVLPSHKQFIDQCLDARKNYGYGPQYDYFDHPDIIGWTRLGDEQHPKAMAVILSDGPEGIKPMEVGKPNTKFYDLTGNIQEPIETNDSGWGEFSCKGGSVSIWVQE; translated from the coding sequence ATGGCAAAAATTAACGGTGTGATGATGCAGTATTTCCACTGGTATCTTCCTGCTGATGGAAGCCTGTGGAATCAAGTCAAAAACAACGCCCAGGAGTTAGCGGATGCAGGAATTACGGCTTTATGGTTGCCACCTGCTTACAAAGGAACAGGAGGCGGGATGGATGTGGGATATGGGGTTTATGATATTTATGATTTGGGAGAATTTGATCAAAAAGGATCAATTAGAACGAAATATGGCACTCGTCAACAATATTTAGATGCCATTAATAGCTTACATCAAGCAGGAATTGAAGTTTATGCTGATACAGTATTAAATCACAGAATCGGGGCAGATGGAACAGAAGTCGCCAAAGCAACTTCTTTCCCCCAATATGATCGAAAAAATCCTAAAGGAGATTTACGAGATATTAACGCTTATACTCTGTTTAACTTTCCGGGTCGTCAGGGAAAATATTCTCAATTTGAGTGGCATTGGTGGCATTTTGATGCCGTTGATTATGATGAATATAGCAAAGAATCGGGAAGCGTTTATTTATTTGAAGGCAAAACTTTTGATGATTATGTTGCTTTAGAAAATGGCAATTTTGCTTATTTAATGGGTGCGGATTTAGATTTCCAACACGAGGAGGTTAGAACTGAAATTACAAACTGGGGAAAATGGTATCTCGACACAACAAATGTGGATGGATTTCGCTTAGATGCGATTAAACATATTGCAGCTTGGTTTTTCCCTAATTGGTTAGATGAAATGGAAAAATATGCAGGTCGGGAACTTTTTACTGTTGGGGAATATTGGGCACCTGATACTAGCGTATTAAATTGGTATTTAGACACCGTAGGTCAACGAATGTCGGTATTTGATGTTAGCTTACATTACAATTTCCATTATGCGAGTAAAGCTGGAGGATATCATGATATGCGGACAATTTTGGATGGAACATTAGTCAAAGACCGTGCCATGAATGCCGTTACTTTTGTTGAAAATCATGATTCTCAACCGTTACAAGCCTTAGAATCTGTCGTTGAACCTTGGTTTAAACCCCTAGCTTATGCTATAATATTGTTACGTCAAGAGGGTTATCCTTGTATTTTTCATGCCGATTATTACGGTGCAGAATATGAAGATAGAGGACGGGATGGGAATACTTATAAAATCGTTTTACCCTCCCATAAACAGTTTATTGATCAGTGTCTTGATGCGCGTAAAAATTACGGCTACGGCCCTCAATATGACTATTTTGATCACCCCGATATTATTGGTTGGACTCGCTTAGGAGACGAACAACATCCGAAAGCAATGGCGGTGATTTTAAGTGATGGCCCAGAAGGAATTAAACCGATGGAAGTCGGGAAACCGAATACTAAATTTTATGACCTGACAGGGAATATTCAAGAGCCCATTGAAACGAATGATTCCGGTTGGGGTGAATTTTCTTGTAAGGGGGGTTCGGTTTCTATTTGGGTTCAGGAATAG
- a CDS encoding type II toxin-antitoxin system PemK/MazF family toxin produces the protein MRRGQIWFYSGDPSVGDEIGKTRPCVIVSNNDIGVLRLKVVVPITGWNDVFDQVPWMVTIEPTLENGLSKKSVADTFQVRSVSQKRLISQVGTLSDQIMQEISDALAIVLSLN, from the coding sequence ATGCGTAGAGGTCAGATTTGGTTCTATAGTGGCGATCCCAGTGTTGGCGATGAAATTGGGAAAACTCGCCCTTGTGTAATTGTTAGCAATAACGACATCGGTGTTCTTAGGTTAAAGGTTGTTGTACCAATTACTGGATGGAATGACGTATTTGATCAGGTTCCCTGGATGGTAACAATTGAACCGACACTGGAGAATGGGTTGAGTAAGAAATCAGTAGCAGATACCTTTCAGGTGCGTTCAGTTTCACAAAAAAGGCTGATCTCGCAAGTTGGAACTCTTAGCGATCAAATTATGCAAGAGATCAGTGACGCTCTAGCAATTGTTTTAAGTCTCAATTAA
- the lepB gene encoding signal peptidase I: protein MKSEEKQATQKPQPAITEKSIWDQIRENIVILAIALGLSLFIRTFIAEPRFIPSDSMFPTLEIGDRLVIEKVSYYLDSPQFGDIIVFNPPSQLQEIGYGADQAFIKRIIGKPGQIVEVKNGRVYIDNQPLFERYIAEEPNYQLPPVKVPENSYFVMGDNRNDSNDSHVWGFLPKENIIGRAVFRFWPIERFGGV from the coding sequence ATGAAATCTGAAGAAAAACAAGCTACTCAAAAGCCACAACCTGCAATTACTGAAAAAAGTATTTGGGATCAAATTCGAGAGAATATTGTAATTTTAGCGATCGCCTTGGGATTATCATTATTCATTAGAACGTTTATTGCTGAACCTCGATTTATTCCTTCAGATTCTATGTTCCCGACTTTAGAAATAGGCGATCGCTTAGTAATTGAAAAGGTATCCTATTATTTAGACTCTCCTCAATTTGGCGATATTATTGTATTTAATCCTCCCTCGCAATTACAAGAAATTGGCTATGGAGCCGATCAAGCCTTTATTAAACGAATTATTGGTAAACCCGGTCAAATAGTGGAAGTTAAAAATGGTCGGGTTTATATTGATAATCAGCCGCTATTTGAACGATATATTGCGGAAGAACCTAATTATCAATTACCCCCGGTGAAAGTTCCTGAAAATTCCTATTTTGTTATGGGAGATAATCGCAACGATAGTAATGATTCCCATGTTTGGGGTTTTCTTCCTAAAGAAAATATTATTGGTCGTGCTGTTTTTCGGTTTTGGCCGATTGAACGATTTGGAGGAGTTTAG
- the crtR gene encoding beta-carotene hydroxylase, whose product MSEASKPLTVPKEYLTAEGGFNTTLLMFLGAVVMVICSTFGYWRWGWPDWCCFLINVLALHLSGTVIHDASHNAAHKNRILNAVLGHGSALMLGFAFPVFTRVHIQHHCHVNDPDNDPDHFVSTGGPLWLIAARFFYHEVFFFKRQLWKKYELLEWFLSRLFVATIVAISIHYNFLGYILNFWFCPALVVGIALGLFFDYLPHRPFQERGRWKNSRVYPSSILNLLILGQNYHLIHHLWPSIPWYYYKPTYEFMKPLLDEKGSPQTVGILGGKKDFWSFLYDVFLGIRFPHRKSSTEN is encoded by the coding sequence ATGTCGGAGGCAAGCAAGCCACTGACAGTCCCCAAAGAATACCTCACCGCAGAGGGTGGCTTTAACACCACGCTACTCATGTTTTTAGGCGCGGTAGTCATGGTGATCTGTTCCACATTTGGATACTGGCGTTGGGGTTGGCCAGACTGGTGTTGTTTTTTGATTAATGTTTTGGCACTGCACCTTTCAGGTACAGTGATTCATGACGCATCCCATAATGCAGCCCACAAAAACCGCATTCTGAACGCGGTATTGGGACATGGTAGTGCTTTAATGTTAGGGTTTGCTTTTCCCGTATTTACACGGGTTCATATCCAACATCACTGCCATGTTAATGATCCAGACAATGATCCCGATCATTTTGTTTCCACAGGTGGGCCTCTGTGGTTGATCGCGGCGCGATTCTTTTACCATGAAGTGTTTTTCTTCAAACGCCAACTCTGGAAAAAATATGAACTTCTGGAGTGGTTTTTGAGTCGTTTATTTGTAGCGACAATTGTTGCTATCTCGATTCATTATAACTTCCTTGGCTATATTCTAAACTTCTGGTTTTGTCCGGCGTTAGTCGTGGGGATAGCCTTGGGTTTATTCTTTGATTATTTACCCCATCGTCCTTTTCAAGAACGGGGTCGCTGGAAAAATTCTAGGGTGTATCCGAGTTCAATTTTAAATCTGTTAATTTTGGGGCAAAATTACCATCTGATTCATCATTTATGGCCCTCCATTCCTTGGTATTATTACAAGCCAACTTATGAATTTATGAAGCCCCTATTAGATGAGAAAGGTTCCCCCCAAACTGTGGGAATCCTCGGCGGAAAAAAAGACTTTTGGAGTTTTCTCTATGATGTCTTTTTGGGAATTCGTTTTCCTCATCGCAAATCCTCAACGGAAAATTAA
- a CDS encoding COP23 domain-containing protein, whose translation MSRSRLRTSLLGLISLSLTLSLLGSATRANAQPRWPSLPSLNDLLELRRNNGQPQQPTANPPSNTTQIPTPQPQAPTQETPIPQVEVETGETDIARFRCEVIGGQYTVMYYPVSQPNQGYAWAVPSNMGGGWTPERRCAEISRRLESYRPDGLLEMTTAIENGYNTLCATTEDIPQCRIVLTVPPGEDPLLVRDRIFQNLVIADSGQSTQGVYTLVDEKSTGDIIRGVLGGSRNRPKSQGIPLRQFLDANDGGTGSRLNPRYFPK comes from the coding sequence ATGTCTCGCTCACGACTCCGTACATCCTTACTCGGACTGATTAGTTTATCCCTTACTCTATCACTGCTGGGTTCTGCGACCAGAGCTAATGCTCAACCTCGGTGGCCCTCTTTACCCAGTTTGAACGATTTGCTAGAACTGCGACGCAACAATGGTCAACCCCAACAACCGACCGCTAATCCTCCCAGCAATACAACACAAATTCCCACCCCGCAACCCCAGGCTCCGACCCAGGAAACGCCTATTCCTCAAGTGGAAGTCGAAACCGGGGAAACAGATATTGCTCGGTTTCGATGTGAAGTCATTGGCGGTCAATATACAGTCATGTATTATCCCGTCAGTCAACCGAATCAAGGCTATGCTTGGGCGGTTCCGAGTAATATGGGGGGAGGCTGGACACCAGAACGGCGTTGTGCAGAAATTAGCCGCCGTTTAGAGTCCTATCGTCCCGATGGCTTATTAGAAATGACTACAGCGATTGAGAACGGTTATAACACCCTCTGCGCCACAACCGAAGATATTCCTCAATGTCGGATTGTATTAACGGTTCCTCCTGGGGAAGATCCCTTATTAGTCCGCGATCGCATTTTCCAAAACCTAGTGATTGCCGATAGTGGCCAAAGCACCCAAGGCGTCTATACCCTCGTCGATGAAAAAAGTACCGGAGACATCATTCGAGGCGTTTTAGGCGGTTCCCGAAATCGTCCCAAATCCCAAGGAATTCCCCTGCGTCAATTCCTCGATGCTAATGATGGGGGCACCGGATCACGCTTAAACCCCCGTTATTTTCCAAAATAG
- the pyk gene encoding pyruvate kinase: MQPQNLLHRTKIVATIGPATQKPEVLRALIEAGATTLRLNFSHNTHEDHQRSIRMIRQTAFELNQPVGILQDLQGPKIRLGKFENGSIILNREDQFILTSEDILGTQEMSSVTYKPLADEVPEGAVILLDDGKVEMFVEKVEPQKGRLYCRVVVGGTLSNSKGVNFPGVYLSIKALTEKDRKDLMFGLDQGVDWVALSFVRNPQDVLEIKELIASAGKDVPVIAKIEKHEAIEQMEEILALCNGVMVARGDLGVELPAEDVPILQKRLIITANRMGIPVITATQMLDSMVNNPRPTRAEISDVANAILDGTDAVMLSNETAVGNYPVEAVATMARIAVRIEQEGATRNVSKVEDTGRSIPNAISQAVAQISHQLNAAAIMTLTKTGSTARNVSKFRPQTPILAITPHVEVARQLSLVWGVKPLLVLDLPSADQTFQAAVTVAREKNLLADGDLVVTTAGTLQGVAGSTDLIKVEVVTAALGKGTAVGQGCVTGRARVARSAGELGDFNVGEILVTPQTSADFVDVMRKAVGVVTEADSLTSHAAIIGLRLGVPVIVGVKNATRLIRDGVILTLDMERGIVYSGANSGSMPDNL; this comes from the coding sequence ATGCAACCGCAAAATCTACTGCACCGAACTAAAATAGTCGCTACAATCGGCCCTGCTACCCAGAAGCCTGAAGTTCTCCGCGCCTTGATTGAAGCGGGTGCAACGACTCTGCGCTTGAATTTTTCCCATAATACTCACGAGGATCACCAACGGAGTATTCGGATGATTCGGCAAACGGCCTTTGAACTGAATCAACCCGTCGGCATCTTACAAGACCTGCAAGGCCCAAAAATTCGATTAGGCAAATTTGAGAACGGTTCGATTATTCTGAACCGAGAGGATCAGTTTATTCTCACCAGTGAAGATATCCTCGGAACTCAAGAAATGTCCTCCGTCACCTACAAACCCTTAGCCGATGAAGTCCCAGAAGGAGCCGTTATTCTCCTCGATGACGGCAAAGTTGAAATGTTCGTTGAGAAAGTCGAACCGCAAAAAGGGCGCTTATATTGTCGTGTTGTTGTCGGGGGAACTCTTTCTAATAGTAAAGGGGTGAATTTTCCGGGGGTTTATCTATCGATTAAAGCCTTAACTGAAAAAGACCGAAAAGACTTAATGTTTGGTTTAGATCAAGGGGTTGATTGGGTGGCTTTAAGTTTCGTTAGAAATCCCCAAGATGTATTAGAAATTAAAGAATTAATTGCCAGTGCGGGGAAAGATGTTCCCGTGATTGCCAAAATTGAAAAACACGAAGCGATTGAACAAATGGAAGAAATTCTAGCTTTGTGTAATGGGGTGATGGTGGCGCGAGGAGATTTAGGGGTAGAACTTCCCGCCGAAGACGTGCCAATTTTACAAAAACGGTTAATTATCACCGCAAACCGCATGGGAATTCCAGTCATTACCGCGACTCAGATGTTGGATAGCATGGTGAATAATCCCCGACCGACCCGGGCGGAAATTTCCGATGTGGCGAATGCGATTTTGGATGGCACTGATGCGGTGATGCTTTCCAACGAAACGGCCGTGGGTAACTATCCTGTAGAAGCGGTGGCGACAATGGCTCGGATTGCAGTTAGGATTGAACAGGAGGGTGCGACCCGCAATGTTTCTAAGGTAGAAGATACCGGACGTTCAATTCCTAATGCCATTAGTCAGGCCGTAGCCCAAATTTCTCACCAGTTGAACGCGGCGGCAATTATGACCTTAACTAAAACCGGGTCTACTGCCCGAAATGTGTCTAAATTCCGACCCCAAACCCCGATTTTAGCGATTACGCCTCACGTTGAAGTCGCGCGACAGTTAAGTTTAGTTTGGGGGGTAAAACCACTATTGGTGTTAGATTTACCTTCGGCTGACCAGACTTTCCAAGCGGCGGTGACTGTAGCCAGAGAAAAAAATCTCCTAGCGGATGGGGATTTAGTCGTAACCACGGCCGGAACCTTACAAGGGGTGGCAGGATCTACAGATTTAATTAAGGTAGAAGTGGTAACGGCTGCCTTGGGGAAAGGAACGGCCGTGGGTCAAGGCTGCGTAACCGGACGAGCGCGTGTTGCCCGCAGTGCGGGGGAATTGGGCGATTTTAATGTCGGGGAAATTTTAGTCACTCCCCAAACCAGCGCTGATTTTGTTGATGTGATGCGAAAGGCGGTGGGTGTGGTGACAGAAGCCGATAGTTTGACCAGTCACGCGGCGATTATTGGTTTACGTTTAGGGGTACCTGTAATTGTCGGTGTGAAGAATGCCACTCGCTTGATTCGAGATGGTGTGATTCTGACGTTAGACATGGAGCGAGGGATCGTTTATTCGGGCGCTAATAGTGGTTCTATGCCAGATAACCTTTAA
- a CDS encoding tetratricopeptide repeat protein, whose product MKQEIGNRSGVATSLNNLGNAYNSLGQYQQAIDFCQQSLEIAQEIGNRGGVANSLGGLGNAYYSLGQYQRAIDFYQQWLEIAQEIGDRRGVAASLGNLGNAYNSLGQYQQAIDFYQQSLEIAQEIGDRGGVAASLGNLGIAYKSLGQYQQAIDFHQQSLEIEQEIGDRRGVATSLGGLGSAYHSLGQYQQAIDFHQQSLEIAQEIGNRGGIAISLNNLGNAYKSLGQYQHAIDFYQQWLEIAQEIGDIRGQANAWFNTGNTLKKLNRCEDALGAYRNSRELSQNLGLDADVQECDNAIQELTSPSPLSAPQSQGFWHWLNLQIRRFWRWLRQLGRG is encoded by the coding sequence ATTAAACAGGAAATCGGCAATCGCAGTGGCGTTGCTACCTCTCTGAACAATTTGGGCAATGCTTACAATTCATTAGGGCAATACCAACAAGCAATCGATTTCTGTCAGCAATCGTTAGAAATTGCACAGGAAATCGGCAATCGCGGTGGCGTTGCTAACTCTCTGGGAGGTTTGGGCAATGCTTACTATTCATTAGGGCAATACCAACGGGCAATTGATTTCTATCAGCAATGGTTAGAAATTGCACAGGAAATCGGCGATCGCCGTGGCGTTGCCGCCTCTCTGGGAAATTTGGGCAATGCTTACAATTCATTAGGGCAATACCAACAAGCAATCGATTTCTATCAGCAATCCTTAGAAATTGCACAGGAAATCGGCGATCGCGGTGGCGTTGCTGCCTCTCTGGGAAATTTGGGCATTGCTTACAAATCATTAGGGCAATACCAACAAGCGATCGATTTCCATCAGCAATCGTTAGAAATTGAACAGGAAATCGGCGATCGCCGTGGCGTTGCTACCTCTCTGGGAGGTTTGGGCAGTGCTTACCATTCATTAGGGCAATACCAACAAGCAATCGATTTCCATCAGCAATCGTTAGAAATTGCACAGGAAATCGGCAATCGCGGTGGCATTGCTATCTCTCTGAACAATTTGGGCAATGCTTACAAATCATTAGGGCAATACCAACACGCAATCGATTTCTATCAGCAATGGTTAGAAATTGCACAGGAAATCGGTGATATTCGGGGTCAAGCAAATGCTTGGTTTAATACTGGAAATACTCTTAAAAAACTTAATCGTTGTGAAGATGCTCTGGGTGCTTATCGAAATTCCCGTGAATTGTCTCAAAATCTGGGACTTGATGCCGATGTGCAAGAGTGCGATAATGCCATTCAAGAATTAACCTCACCGTCTCCCTTGTCTGCCCCTCAATCTCAAGGTTTTTGGCATTGGTTAAACCTGCAAATTCGTCGTTTTTGGCGGTGGTTGCGGCAGTTAGGGAGAGGTTGA
- a CDS encoding PEP-CTERM sorting domain-containing protein (PEP-CTERM proteins occur, often in large numbers, in the proteomes of bacteria that also encode an exosortase, a predicted intramembrane cysteine proteinase. The presence of a PEP-CTERM domain at a protein's C-terminus predicts cleavage within the sorting domain, followed by covalent anchoring to some some component of the (usually Gram-negative) cell surface. Many PEP-CTERM proteins exhibit an unusual sequence composition that includes large numbers of potential glycosylation sites. Expression of one such protein has been shown restore the ability of a bacterium to form floc, a type of biofilm.), producing MKTPLSKIIGSTILATGVALSFIAAPAQAVKISGGGGGDDTGGVLSQCSTSDISLGGVLGDLVDATACKGAFGENDTGKQGTLLGKLDAGLFATEFDNNEEVSWSLLAKSDETNNLFDAKENFNTGDWSFKQALSTDTFVLSLKSSTGYSAYLFKDYDWTKGLTGIFNTIGVSTNKGQGQALSHASLFAANVTTVTPPPVEVPEPATLVGLGLAFGGMLASRRRQSH from the coding sequence ATGAAAACCCCACTATCTAAAATTATCGGTTCTACTATATTAGCCACTGGAGTTGCCCTTTCCTTCATTGCAGCACCCGCACAAGCAGTTAAGATCTCAGGCGGTGGCGGTGGCGATGACACTGGTGGTGTACTCAGTCAATGTAGTACCAGTGATATCTCATTAGGAGGGGTATTAGGGGATTTGGTCGATGCTACCGCTTGTAAAGGTGCTTTTGGAGAAAATGATACAGGCAAACAAGGCACTTTACTAGGGAAGCTCGATGCAGGTTTATTTGCTACCGAATTTGATAATAATGAAGAAGTCAGTTGGTCATTATTAGCTAAATCTGACGAAACCAATAATTTATTTGATGCGAAAGAAAACTTCAATACAGGCGATTGGAGTTTCAAACAAGCACTCTCAACCGATACATTTGTCTTGAGCTTAAAGAGCAGTACCGGATACAGTGCTTATCTGTTCAAAGACTATGATTGGACAAAAGGTTTAACTGGAATATTCAATACCATCGGTGTTTCGACTAACAAAGGTCAAGGTCAAGCTCTGTCTCACGCTTCCTTATTTGCAGCGAACGTGACAACTGTGACTCCTCCTCCCGTGGAAGTTCCTGAACCTGCTACACTCGTTGGTTTAGGTTTAGCCTTCGGTGGAATGCTGGCTTCTCGTCGTCGTCAATCTCACTAA
- a CDS encoding class I SAM-dependent methyltransferase produces the protein MDDQNNLNLCRFIAQEIKGNPQNRISFADYMNWVLYHPEYGYYSVNKPKLGAEGDFVTSPYLGSDFGEMLAEQFFQMWEILDRPNSFTLVEMGAGQGILASDILLYLQKKYPTFFKCLNYIIIEKSNFLKAQQKHQIQKKLADFVSIQWCDLEDIPNNTIRGCFFSNELVDAFPVHQVIVQNHQLQEIYITLDSQTPSEIKFEETIGQLSSVKITDYFKLIDIDLCSNTYPESYRTEVNLVALDWIKTLSSKLNQGFILTLDYGYQAQRYYLPSRREGTLQCYYQHCHHNDPYLNIGRQDITAHVNFTALQLYGENWGINSVGLTQQALFLMALGLGDRIAALSQPSEYSLSEVLQRRECLHSLIDPMGLGNFGVLLQSKGLSPSQQQIPLKGLNFPI, from the coding sequence ATGGATGATCAAAACAATCTGAATTTATGCCGTTTTATTGCTCAAGAAATTAAGGGAAATCCTCAAAATAGAATTAGCTTTGCTGATTATATGAACTGGGTTTTATATCACCCAGAATATGGATATTATAGTGTAAATAAACCGAAACTAGGAGCAGAAGGAGATTTTGTTACCTCTCCCTATTTAGGATCAGACTTTGGAGAAATGTTAGCAGAACAATTTTTTCAAATGTGGGAAATTCTGGATCGTCCTAACTCCTTTACTTTAGTAGAAATGGGCGCAGGACAGGGAATATTAGCCAGCGATATTCTGTTATATTTACAAAAAAAATATCCTACATTTTTTAAATGTTTAAATTATATTATTATCGAGAAATCTAATTTTCTCAAAGCTCAACAAAAACATCAAATCCAAAAAAAACTCGCTGATTTTGTATCAATTCAATGGTGTGACCTTGAGGATATTCCTAATAACACTATTAGGGGGTGTTTTTTCTCTAATGAATTAGTCGATGCTTTTCCTGTCCATCAAGTTATCGTTCAAAATCATCAACTTCAAGAAATTTATATTACATTAGATTCTCAAACTCCATCAGAGATTAAATTTGAAGAAACCATTGGTCAACTTTCTAGCGTAAAAATTACAGACTATTTTAAATTAATTGATATTGATTTATGTTCTAATACTTATCCAGAAAGCTATCGAACAGAAGTTAATTTAGTTGCTTTAGACTGGATTAAAACCTTATCATCTAAACTCAATCAAGGTTTTATTCTTACCCTTGATTATGGTTATCAAGCCCAACGATATTATCTTCCTAGTCGTCGGGAAGGAACCTTACAATGTTATTATCAACATTGCCATCATAATGATCCTTATCTGAATATTGGTCGCCAAGATATTACCGCCCATGTTAATTTTACCGCCTTACAACTTTATGGGGAAAACTGGGGAATTAATTCTGTTGGGTTGACACAACAGGCTTTATTTTTAATGGCTTTAGGGTTAGGCGATCGCATTGCGGCTTTATCCCAACCCTCAGAATATTCTCTTTCCGAAGTATTACAACGAAGAGAATGCTTACATTCTTTAATTGATCCGATGGGGTTAGGTAACTTTGGCGTCCTCCTACAATCTAAAGGCTTAAGTCCATCTCAACAACAGATTCCACTCAAAGGGTTGAATTTCCCCATTTAA
- a CDS encoding aspartate aminotransferase, whose translation MTLDWISPADRIQALPPYVFARLDELKANARQQGLDLIDLGMGNPDGATPQPVVEAAVQALRNPANHGYPPFEGTANFRRAITNWYHRRYGVSLDPNGEALPLLGSKEGLGHLALAYINPGDLVLVPSPSYPVHFRGPVIAGGKVHPLILKPENDWIIDLGSIPDSIAEQAKILYFNYPSNPTGATAPREFFEEIVAFAHKYQILLVHDLCYAELAFDGYQPTSLLEIPGGKEIGVEFHTMSKTYNMAGWRVGFAVGNSKVLQGLRTLKTNLDYGVFSALQTAAETALSLPDSYLKEVQERYRTRRDFLIKGLAELGWTVPKTLATMYLWVPCPEGMNSTDFALTVLQQTGVVFTPGNAFGMGGEGYFRISLIADCDRLGEALKRLKDANIRYQPEAVSV comes from the coding sequence ATGACATTAGATTGGATTAGCCCTGCTGACCGGATACAAGCCCTACCGCCTTATGTTTTTGCCCGTTTAGATGAATTGAAAGCCAACGCCCGTCAACAGGGCTTAGATTTAATTGATTTAGGCATGGGAAACCCCGATGGCGCCACTCCTCAACCTGTAGTTGAAGCCGCAGTTCAGGCGTTAAGAAATCCGGCAAATCATGGCTATCCACCCTTTGAAGGAACGGCTAATTTTAGACGAGCAATTACCAATTGGTATCACCGTCGTTATGGCGTTTCTCTTGACCCCAATGGCGAAGCTTTACCTCTATTAGGATCAAAAGAAGGATTAGGTCATTTAGCCTTAGCTTATATTAATCCGGGGGATTTAGTGTTAGTTCCTAGTCCTTCCTATCCCGTACATTTTCGCGGGCCAGTCATTGCGGGGGGAAAGGTTCATCCTCTGATTTTGAAGCCGGAAAATGATTGGATTATTGATTTAGGATCGATTCCTGATTCGATTGCTGAACAAGCTAAAATTCTCTATTTTAATTATCCCAGTAACCCCACGGGTGCAACCGCCCCGCGTGAATTTTTTGAAGAAATTGTTGCCTTTGCTCATAAATATCAAATTCTGCTGGTTCATGATTTATGTTATGCTGAATTAGCCTTTGATGGTTATCAACCCACGAGTTTATTAGAAATTCCGGGGGGAAAAGAAATTGGGGTAGAATTTCACACCATGTCTAAAACCTATAATATGGCGGGTTGGCGAGTGGGCTTTGCGGTGGGAAATTCTAAGGTTTTACAAGGGTTAAGAACGTTAAAAACTAATTTGGATTATGGGGTATTTTCAGCGTTACAAACGGCGGCAGAAACGGCTTTAAGTTTACCGGATTCTTATCTGAAAGAAGTTCAAGAACGCTATCGCACCCGCCGAGATTTTTTAATTAAAGGTTTAGCTGAATTAGGCTGGACTGTTCCTAAAACCTTAGCGACGATGTATTTATGGGTTCCCTGTCCAGAGGGGATGAATTCAACGGATTTTGCTCTAACAGTCTTACAACAAACGGGTGTTGTTTTTACTCCTGGAAATGCTTTTGGAATGGGTGGAGAAGGCTATTTTAGAATTAGTTTAATTGCAGATTGCGATCGCTTGGGAGAAGCCTTAAAACGCTTAAAAGATGCCAATATTCGGTATCAACCTGAAGCTGTTTCTGTTTAA